A genomic segment from Dendropsophus ebraccatus isolate aDenEbr1 chromosome 7, aDenEbr1.pat, whole genome shotgun sequence encodes:
- the LOC138797254 gene encoding vomeronasal type-2 receptor 26-like isoform X4 produces the protein MAEALHYINSIINKDGESSNKKKNDYRHKLIKYIKKAHYQRDSSHFTDKEEWLRPLHIVNWLTEYSGPDFLMYKKLVGIFDALDPNPLNVTPTMITWKHNVMPKGQCNERCPAGKMKVLGEGYHICCYNCTSCPDGEFTSITDD, from the exons ATGGCTGAAGCTTTGCACTATATAAACTCAATTATTAATAAAGATGGGGAaagcagtaataaaaaaaagaatgactATAGACACAAG ttaATAAAGTACATTAAAAAGGCCCATTACCAAAGGGACAGTTCGCATTTCACTGACAAAGAAGAATGGTTAAGACCGCTGCATATTGTAAACTGGCTGACGGAATACTCTGGACCAGATTTCTTAATGTACAAGAAACTGGTTGGAATATTTGATGCATTGGATCCAAATCCACTGAATGTTACACCAACAATGATAACATGGAAACACAATGTG ATGCCAAAGGGCCAATGTAATGAACGCTGTCCGGCAGGAAAAATGAAGGTTCTCGGGGAAGGATATCACATCTGCTGCTATAACTGCACCTCATGTCCAGATGGAGAATTTACAAGTATTACAG ATGACTAA
- the LOC138797254 gene encoding vomeronasal type-2 receptor 26-like isoform X3 produces MAEALHYINSIINKDGESSNKKKNDYRHKLIKYIKKAHYQRDSSHFTDKEEWLRPLHIVNWLTEYSGPDFLMYKKLVGIFDALDPNPLNVTPTMITWKHNVMPKGQCNERCPAGKMKVLGEGYHICCYNCTSCPDGEFTSITGISAL; encoded by the exons ATGGCTGAAGCTTTGCACTATATAAACTCAATTATTAATAAAGATGGGGAaagcagtaataaaaaaaagaatgactATAGACACAAG ttaATAAAGTACATTAAAAAGGCCCATTACCAAAGGGACAGTTCGCATTTCACTGACAAAGAAGAATGGTTAAGACCGCTGCATATTGTAAACTGGCTGACGGAATACTCTGGACCAGATTTCTTAATGTACAAGAAACTGGTTGGAATATTTGATGCATTGGATCCAAATCCACTGAATGTTACACCAACAATGATAACATGGAAACACAATGTG ATGCCAAAGGGCCAATGTAATGAACGCTGTCCGGCAGGAAAAATGAAGGTTCTCGGGGAAGGATATCACATCTGCTGCTATAACTGCACCTCATGTCCAGATGGAGAATTTACAAGTATTACAG
- the LOC138797254 gene encoding vomeronasal type-2 receptor 26-like isoform X5, with amino-acid sequence MAEALHYINSIINKDGESSNKKKNDYRHKLIKYIKKAHYQRDSSHFTDKEEWLRPLHIVNWLTEYSGPDFLMYKKLVGIFDALDPNPLNVTPTMITWKHNVMPKGQCNERCPAGKMKVLGEGYHICCYNCTSCPDGEFTSITG; translated from the exons ATGGCTGAAGCTTTGCACTATATAAACTCAATTATTAATAAAGATGGGGAaagcagtaataaaaaaaagaatgactATAGACACAAG ttaATAAAGTACATTAAAAAGGCCCATTACCAAAGGGACAGTTCGCATTTCACTGACAAAGAAGAATGGTTAAGACCGCTGCATATTGTAAACTGGCTGACGGAATACTCTGGACCAGATTTCTTAATGTACAAGAAACTGGTTGGAATATTTGATGCATTGGATCCAAATCCACTGAATGTTACACCAACAATGATAACATGGAAACACAATGTG ATGCCAAAGGGCCAATGTAATGAACGCTGTCCGGCAGGAAAAATGAAGGTTCTCGGGGAAGGATATCACATCTGCTGCTATAACTGCACCTCATGTCCAGATGGAGAATTTACAAGTATTACAG GCTAA